The Onthophagus taurus isolate NC chromosome 2, IU_Otau_3.0, whole genome shotgun sequence genome includes a window with the following:
- the LOC111427236 gene encoding RING finger protein nhl-1 encodes MEQFEQLLTCAICLDRYRNPKLLPCQHSFCMEPCLEGLVDYVRRQVKCPECRAEHRIPYQGVQGFPTNVTLQRFLELHIEITGELPDPTSGQIMERCNVCSEKAYCSFCSHCDKKICEECKGAHMDILRREITRINNQIRRGIHRLQDTLALVEKNTQSIQMNCLSVSEEVEEIHRRLAKALKDRTEYLRGELDRYLGTELRSMTTLKDNLELEIGNIISNCDLADKHMNENVNWDDCELMDAKEIFLKTVEFIRNFEYEASDYSRKVRLILAHDPNQLVLHVAGFGDLNIPNTSHSSFGTGSHLQPPGGGPGLMRSKSDHRLASQFRQQEERGYGETDDAPLGGRKFGDRPKQTERYNRYGTTTDYGVDDYDTESSRPARSRYRSRFNRHGDDSDTETSSSRVRFTEHKERERVLDTEDVARGPLSGITRLADSPRVMQKLQESEMNKKKEKENPTPVPQQPKVVPKKQPPPTARQVSEEDEIAKIKKQNKGATTSTAEETRTPPVVVDERSRKSVQPPEATVSSAEDTDEESSSRQRKTSSSKSTPSQGRRPSEVQHKKASRSTSSESSSTESSTSSSAIRTTGAPFTTEEVKQKYLSKAPTTPPSNTPTKQPFTSRFLPNRTPAAPPTPAKEETESSSEEETESEEESEEEVVTTKKDATKEMAKTDIGPLLARSAQARDSTDNSRKSSREETNYPRYTSPKEDTSPNYRRRPPASSQPPEEESPSRYSYASRFLNKSKSSAAVSPEDDDTPSSRYPTEDSDSKYPSGRSRYMALKERRQRLARSRSTHNFADDDEIDEPISPTSSNPSAYLASRGYGTSSATASGNDLARSRSSHALKSRENSPERGSAASTTEKDGAALSSWARYLKNKYGNRSSGGKDRESSASGAVSPSSSSSAAARRLSLGLPLRSSTELGSSDDDQKNMQGSPTTHTPATVAAAGIAVAAGISPRSQYLQKCHQLFLIGSRGSEPGLFTWPRGVAVGPDNSIVVADSSNHRVQVFDGNGNFLKQFGSYGNGEGEFDCLAGVAVNRIGQYIIADRYNHRIQVFDPSGRFLRSFGSQGTTDGRFNYPWGITTDALGFIYVCDKENHRIQVFQSDGTFVGKFGSMGNKEGQLEHPHYIAVSNTNKVIVSDCNNHRIQIFDINGKVNHAFGTEGSADGQFKFPRGVAVDDQGYIIVADSGNNRIQIFNPDGTFLRCFGNWGSGEGEFKGLEGIAVSSNGNILVCDRENHRIQVF; translated from the exons atggaaCAATTCGAACAACTATTAACTTGCGCCATCTGTTTGGATCGCTACCGAAATCCAAAATTGTTACCATGCCAACACAGCTTTTGCATGGAACCTTGTTTGGAAGGACTCGTGGACTACGTAAGAAGACAG gtaaAATGCCCAGAATGTCGTGCAGAACATCGGATACCGTACCAAGGAGTTCAAGGATTCCCCACGAACGTAACGTTGCAACGTTTCCTCGAACTTCACATCGAAATTACCGGGGAACTCCCAGATCCGACGAGCGGACAAATAATGGAACGATGTAATGTGTGCTCCGAAAAAGCTTATTGCAGCTTTTGCTCGCattgtgataaaaaaatttgcgaGGAATGCAAAGGAGCCCACATGGACATCCTCAGGAGAGAAATTACTAggataaataatcaaattcgTCGCGGAATCCACCGCTTACAAGACACCTTAGCGTTGGTTGAGAAAAACACTCAATCGATTCAAATGAATTGTTTGTCGGTTAGCGAAGAAGTCGAAGAAATCCATCGGAGACTCGCGAAAGCTTTAAAAGATCGCACCGAGTACTTGAGAGGCGAATTAGATCGCTACTTAGGAACGGAATTGCGCAGCATGACCACTCTTAAAGATAACCTTGAACTTGAAATTGGAAACATCATAAGCAATTGTGATTTAGCTGATAAACACATGAACGAGAACGTTAATTGGGATGATTGCGAGTTGATGGatgcaaaagaaatatttttaaaaacggtcgAATTCATCAGAAACTTCGAGTACGAAGCTTCAGATTATTCGAGAAAAGTCCGATTGATTTTAGCGCACGATCCAAATCAATTGGTTCTTCACGTTGCCGGATTTGGCGATTTAAACATCCCAAACACTTCGCATTCAAGTTTCGGCACCGGAAGTCATCTTCAACCACCCGGAGGTGGACCCGGATTGATGCGCTCAAAAAGCGACCATCGCCTTGCTTCGCAATTTCGTCAACAAGAAGAAAGAGGTTACGGCGAAACTGATGATGCACCATTAGGCGGCCGAAAATTTGGCGACAGACCAAAACAAACCGAGCGTTACAATCGATATGGAACAACCACCGATTACGGCGTTGATGATTATGACACCGAATCATCGAGACCAGCTCGATCAAGGTATCGATCAAGGTTTAATCGACACGGTGATGACTCAGACACGGAAACTTCGTCCTCGCGAGTTCGTTTTACGGAACATAAAGAAAGAGAGCGCGTTTTGGACACGGAAGATGTCGCTAGAGGTCCTTTAAGTGGTATTACTAGGTTAGCTGATTCCCCACGGGTTATGCAAAAATTGCAGGAAAGCGAAATGAATAAGAAAAAGGAGAAGGAAAATCCAACTCCGGTTCCTCAACAACCGAAAGTTGTTCCAAAAAAGCAACCTCCCCCAACAGCGAGACAAGTTAGCGAGGAAGACGAAattgctaaaattaaaaaacaaaataaaggaGCAACTACGTCAACGGCTGAGGAAACTCGAACCCCACCTGTTGTTGTTGATGAGAGAAGCCGAAAGAGTGTTCAACCACCAGAG GCTACGGTATCCAGCGCAGAAGACACCGACGAAGAATCAAGCTCCCGACAAAGAAAAACATCATCATCGAAATCCACCCCATCTCAAGGACGACGCCCATCCGAAGTACAACACAAAAAAGCATCGCGTTCGACCAGCTCCGAATCAAGCTCCACGGAATCTTCAACGTCATCATCAGCGATTAGAACAACCGGGGCGCCTTTCACCACGGAAgaagtaaaacaaaaatatttatcgaAAGCCCCAACGACGCCTCCATCGAACACCCCAACAAAACAACCGTTTACAAGTCGATTTTTGCCAAACAGAACACCCGCGGCCCCGCCAACTCCGGCTAAAGAAGAAACCGAAAGTAGTAGCGAAGAAGAAACTGAGTCTGAGGAAGAAAGCGAAGAGGAAGTAGTCACAACTAAAAAAGACGCAACTAAAGAAATGGCAAAAACCGATATAGGACCATTACTTGCGAGGAGTGCTCAAGCTAGAGACAGCACAGATAACTCGAGAAAATCAAGCCGAGAAGAAACTAATTATCCTAGATATACCTCACCGAAAGAAGATACTTCtccgaattatagaagaagaCCACCAGCATCATCTCAACCGCCGGAAGAAGAATCACCATCTAGATATAGTTACGCAAGTcgatttttgaataaaagtaaaagttcCGCTGCTGTATCCCCCGAAGACGATGACACACCCTCATCGCGTTATCCAACTGAAGACTCCGACAGCAAATATCCTTCAGGAAGATCGCGTTATATGGCTTTAAAGGAACGTCGGCAGCGTTTAGCACGAAGCCGATCAACTCATAATTTCGCCGACGATGATGAAATTGACGAACCCATCTCACCGACTTCCTCAAATCCTTCAGCTTATCTCGCTTCGAGGGGTTACGGAACAAGTTCGGCAACAGCTTCCGGGAATGATTTAGCGAGGAGTCGATCTTCGCACGCGTTGAAATCGAGGGAAAATTCGCCGGAGCGGGGCTCGGCGGCGAGTACCACCGAAAAAGATGGTGCCGCTTTGAGTTCTTGGGCGAGATATTTGAAGAATAAGTATGGTAATCGAAGCAGTGGTGGGAAAGATCGGGAGAGTAGTGCTTCTGGTGCTGTTTCGCCCTCTTCGAGTTCTTCGGCGGCGGCTAGAAGATTGTCGTTGGGGTTGCCTTTGAGATCATCAACTGAATTAGGAAGTTCTGATGATGATCAAAAAAACATGCAAGGCTCCCCCACTACCCATACACCAGCTACGGTGGCAGCAGCCg GTATCGCGGTAGCAGCAGGTATCTCCCCTAGGAGTCAATACCTGCAAAAATGCCATCAGCTGTTCCTCATTGGTAGTCGGGGGAGCGAGCCTGGATTATTCACTTGGCCGAGAGGTGTAGCTGTCGGTCCAGATAATAGCATAGTAGTCGCCGATTCATCAAATCATCGCGTGCAAGTTTTCGATGGAAATGGTAATTTCTTGAAACAATTTGGTTCTTATGGAAATGGAGAGGGAGAGTTTGATTGTTTGGCTGGAGTTGCAGTGAATCGAATTGGACAATATATCATTGCTGATAGATATAATCATAGGATACAA gtttttgatccatctgggAGATTCCTAAGATCTTTTGGTAGTCAAGGTACAACCGATGGACGATTTAATTATCCATGGGGTATCACCACCGATGCTTTAGGATTCATTTATGTATGCGATAAAGAAAATCATAGAATACAg gttTTCCAATCAGATGGAACATTTGTTGGAAAATTCGGTTCAATGGGCAATAAAGAAGGTCAATTAGAACATCCTCATTACATAGCCGTTTCGAATACAAATAAAGTAATTGTATCGGATTGTAACAATCATAGgatacaaatttttgatataaacgGAAAA